Proteins found in one Bacteroidota bacterium genomic segment:
- a CDS encoding glycosyltransferase family 2 protein, which translates to MNPMNKLPAVQIVIANWNDEQTTRKCLEHIQKLDYSNYYVTVVDSGSSDGSGERIKENFPWVRLIHVQENYGHTHAANVGAMFTAKEESQYILFLDNDAYLAPSCLTSLIQSIDANPKYGMACPLIFSENKSGTIWYGGGRITIFGNAHHENMGKIANIDILQTKVVEYASSCVLLIRREIFNQVSGFDEKLFNYSEDLDLSWKVRLLGYDLIFVPTANAIHGESKNVIKVAGKVFRDYYTMRNRLYMIRKYGNIFQKSVGVLFSILWYAGGFGVIHLLRGEWKRTQSLLRGVIDFFKGKYWKWDL; encoded by the coding sequence ATGAATCCGATGAATAAATTACCTGCAGTCCAAATTGTAATTGCAAATTGGAATGATGAACAAACTACAAGAAAATGCTTAGAACATATTCAGAAACTTGATTACTCAAATTACTATGTAACTGTGGTTGATAGTGGCTCCAGCGATGGTTCAGGTGAAAGAATAAAAGAAAATTTTCCTTGGGTTCGTCTTATCCATGTTCAAGAAAATTATGGGCACACACATGCAGCAAATGTAGGTGCAATGTTTACTGCTAAAGAAGAGTCACAATATATTTTATTTTTAGATAATGATGCATACCTGGCGCCATCCTGTTTAACGTCACTTATTCAAAGTATCGATGCTAATCCTAAGTATGGAATGGCATGTCCACTAATATTTTCTGAAAATAAATCAGGTACAATTTGGTACGGCGGAGGTCGCATAACTATTTTTGGTAATGCGCACCACGAAAACATGGGCAAAATAGCTAACATCGATATCTTACAAACGAAAGTTGTCGAATATGCCTCGAGCTGTGTTTTATTAATTAGACGCGAAATTTTTAATCAAGTTAGTGGTTTCGACGAAAAACTTTTTAATTATTCAGAAGACCTTGACCTTTCTTGGAAAGTAAGACTTTTAGGTTATGACCTAATTTTTGTTCCTACGGCAAATGCTATACATGGAGAGTCTAAAAATGTGATTAAAGTTGCTGGAAAAGTTTTTAGAGACTATTATACGATGAGGAATCGTCTGTACATGATACGAAAGTATGGAAATATATTTCAAAAGTCGGTAGGGGTTTTATTTTCTATTTTGTGGTATGCAGGCGGCTTCGGTGTTATCCATTTACTTCGAGGAGAATGGAAAAGAACACAATCGCTCTTGAGAGGAGTAATAGATTTTTTTAAAGGCAAATATTGGAAATGGGATTTATGA
- a CDS encoding class I SAM-dependent methyltransferase: MSDRKEKLFANHKWAFAWLPQTQYIVDIGCSNRPLIKLLRSKSENVIGVATDIDTLKTLDNQNPNTNLIQAKAENLPLQSNFADAVLLLDVLDHTQDDKMVISEAWRILKPGGLLILSVPYKGLFRLLSPEILSPKIKSKTYYPYHKHYSFTDLRRLLFRLFKIEHKHYGGLFLFPITFRLKHFCLKHFKLDFSNFLNKVADIDYDISWGRMSYSLIIKARKI; the protein is encoded by the coding sequence ATGAGTGATCGAAAAGAAAAATTATTTGCCAATCATAAGTGGGCTTTTGCGTGGCTCCCACAAACACAATACATAGTGGATATCGGATGTTCAAACCGTCCCCTGATAAAGTTATTGCGATCAAAAAGTGAAAATGTTATTGGAGTTGCTACAGATATTGATACGTTGAAGACGTTAGATAATCAAAACCCTAATACAAATTTAATACAAGCAAAAGCTGAAAACTTACCGTTGCAATCGAACTTTGCCGACGCTGTTTTGCTGCTGGATGTTTTGGACCATACACAAGATGATAAAATGGTAATTAGCGAAGCGTGGCGGATATTAAAACCAGGTGGTTTGTTAATACTTTCGGTACCATACAAAGGTTTATTCCGCCTCCTTTCCCCTGAAATTTTATCCCCGAAAATAAAATCCAAAACATATTATCCGTACCACAAACATTATTCGTTCACCGATTTGCGAAGATTGCTTTTTAGACTATTTAAAATTGAACACAAACATTACGGTGGACTTTTTCTTTTTCCGATTACTTTTAGGCTGAAACATTTTTGTTTAAAACATTTTAAGTTGGATTTTAGCAATTTCTTGAATAAAGTAGCCGACATAGATTACGATATTTCGTGGGGCAGGATGAGTTACTCTTTGATAATAAAAGCAAGAAAAATATAA
- a CDS encoding PIN domain-containing protein, protein MRKPKLYIETSVWNFYFADDAPEKKETTLKFFERVEKGDYEIYFSDIVLEEISRADANKIFLLTSIVAKYSPIRLKLNEEVVKLAKTYILEKVLPENKFEDALHAATATVFELDALISWNLKHLANYKKMELINGINMREGYVKRLELITPMEVSDEEI, encoded by the coding sequence ATGCGAAAACCTAAATTATATATTGAAACGTCTGTTTGGAATTTCTACTTTGCAGATGATGCACCCGAAAAAAAAGAAACTACCCTAAAATTTTTTGAAAGGGTAGAAAAAGGTGATTACGAAATTTATTTTTCGGATATAGTTTTAGAAGAGATATCGCGAGCGGACGCTAATAAAATATTTTTATTAACGAGTATTGTTGCTAAATATTCACCTATAAGATTAAAATTGAATGAAGAAGTTGTTAAGTTAGCAAAAACATATATTTTAGAGAAAGTTTTACCAGAGAATAAATTTGAAGATGCACTTCACGCTGCTACAGCCACTGTTTTTGAGTTAGATGCTCTTATTAGTTGGAATTTAAAACATCTAGCTAATTACAAAAAAATGGAATTAATCAATGGTATAAATATGAGAGAAGGTTACGTAAAAAGATTAGAATTAATAACACCTATGGAGGTCTCTGATGAAGAAATATGA
- a CDS encoding glycosyltransferase family 4 protein, with protein sequence MKIATVVLDFNKQGGIERAAYELTRNFIHSGEDVTVFSSSFQDLDYQITKVRVPAWAFKTSTKLLSFRFNFQRALKKEKYDIIHSHAANIKNCDVLTAQSCHKAGMEIRQQLSKHFLSNKNLHIADTIRLHVEKLSFTKGNYKKIIAVSNGLKKEICEYYNVPPEDIVVIPNGVNLQEFHSIAEEEKFLKRKELGFSKDDIVLLFVGNEFDRKGLELVIIAMDLIKHKNVNLLVVGKDNPKPYYELATKLNLGNRILFKGLQNPLTQYYNASDIFVLPTYHESFLIAGMEAAACGLPLLITKVPGVEDYLKDGENGYFINRDADDIANNIVKLIDNNGLRKQLSFDAINSAKNYSWKNISEKTLSLYNE encoded by the coding sequence ATGAAAATTGCAACAGTTGTATTAGACTTTAATAAACAAGGTGGAATTGAACGTGCTGCGTATGAATTGACCAGGAATTTCATTCATAGTGGAGAAGATGTGACTGTTTTTTCTTCATCTTTTCAGGACTTGGATTACCAGATTACAAAGGTAAGGGTTCCTGCCTGGGCTTTTAAAACGTCAACAAAACTTTTAAGTTTCAGGTTTAATTTTCAGAGGGCGCTGAAAAAAGAGAAATATGACATTATTCATTCTCATGCTGCAAATATAAAAAATTGCGACGTATTGACTGCGCAAAGTTGTCATAAAGCGGGAATGGAAATCCGTCAACAACTTTCTAAACACTTTTTATCAAATAAGAATCTCCATATTGCAGATACGATTAGGTTACATGTAGAAAAATTATCGTTTACAAAAGGTAACTATAAAAAAATTATTGCAGTCTCGAATGGCTTAAAAAAGGAAATATGTGAATATTATAATGTTCCTCCAGAAGATATAGTCGTGATTCCTAATGGAGTAAATTTACAAGAATTTCATTCAATAGCTGAAGAAGAAAAATTCCTGAAGAGAAAAGAACTTGGATTTTCTAAGGATGATATTGTTCTTCTTTTTGTTGGGAACGAATTTGATAGGAAAGGGCTTGAGCTTGTTATTATAGCTATGGATTTGATAAAACATAAAAACGTAAATCTTCTTGTAGTTGGTAAAGATAATCCTAAGCCCTATTATGAATTAGCCACCAAATTAAATTTGGGAAACCGTATTTTATTTAAAGGATTACAGAACCCACTAACCCAATATTACAACGCAAGCGATATTTTTGTTTTACCTACTTATCACGAGTCGTTTTTAATCGCAGGAATGGAAGCGGCAGCGTGTGGATTGCCACTACTTATTACTAAAGTTCCCGGAGTGGAAGATTATTTGAAGGATGGAGAAAATGGTTATTTCATTAATAGAGACGCAGATGATATTGCCAATAATATTGTCAAATTAATTGATAATAATGGCTTGCGGAAACAATTAAGCTTTGATGCAATCAATTCAGCTAAAAATTATTCGTGGAAAAATATATCTGAAAAAACCTTATCTTTGTATAATGAGTGA
- a CDS encoding dienelactone hydrolase family protein produces the protein MTIKSIDSTLIHKIIPPRVQGTEKHPCLILLHGRGADENDLLGLAEYLDPRLLIISIRAPFPFDYGFGYTWFEMLENFQPELSSLKESHQILTQFLDDVVEQYPADPAKIFILGFSMGTVMGYLLLLTRPEIIRGLIANSGYFSEIFNLPMILKPLKKHSIFISHGTHDQVIPIHISRQAKEFFSKYNIDLTYKEYPMAHEISEESLNDFSKWLTQQLDKTE, from the coding sequence ATGACAATTAAATCAATTGATTCAACTTTAATTCATAAAATCATTCCACCACGGGTTCAAGGAACAGAAAAGCATCCATGCCTTATTTTACTTCACGGCCGTGGTGCGGATGAGAACGACTTACTCGGCCTTGCAGAATACTTAGACCCGCGTCTTCTGATAATTAGCATTCGGGCTCCCTTCCCATTTGATTATGGTTTTGGTTACACTTGGTTTGAAATGTTAGAAAATTTTCAACCCGAATTATCATCTCTAAAAGAAAGCCACCAGATATTAACACAATTCTTAGATGATGTTGTTGAACAATATCCGGCTGACCCTGCTAAGATTTTCATTTTGGGTTTTAGTATGGGAACGGTTATGGGATATCTGCTCTTATTAACCAGACCGGAAATAATTCGCGGACTTATTGCGAACAGCGGGTATTTCTCAGAAATATTTAATTTACCGATGATATTGAAGCCGTTGAAAAAACATTCTATCTTTATCTCACACGGCACACACGACCAGGTTATCCCAATCCATATCAGCAGACAAGCAAAAGAATTTTTTTCAAAATACAATATAGATTTGACTTACAAAGAATATCCTATGGCTCACGAAATCAGCGAGGAAAGTCTAAACGATTTTTCAAAATGGTTAACTCAACAATTGGATAAAACCGAATGA
- a CDS encoding type II toxin-antitoxin system RelE/ParE family toxin gives MSAYTVEFLDDAIEDLRHIDKTITHRKMVRIKSLAENFDLIKPISLKGKLAGLLKLRVGDYRVIYQIIRKEKVIMIHAVGHRKDIYL, from the coding sequence ATGTCGGCTTACACCGTAGAGTTTCTAGATGATGCAATAGAAGATTTAAGGCACATTGATAAAACAATAACGCATCGAAAAATGGTCCGGATAAAATCGTTAGCTGAAAATTTCGATTTAATTAAGCCAATTTCATTGAAAGGGAAATTAGCAGGGCTTTTAAAATTGAGAGTAGGAGATTATCGCGTTATCTATCAAATAATTCGAAAGGAAAAAGTAATTATGATTCACGCGGTTGGTCATAGAAAAGATATTTATTTATAA
- a CDS encoding glycosyltransferase, with product MSIPKKILIIENLCVESSRRSIYRKLAERKEFQVHLLVPKVWKEAGYPIKCEEETNSSLILHKSGFIMGYRAHRVLYTNIIHILLKVKPDIIFMDSEPESYASLQVQILKNILAPKAKTVVMSWRNIDYPSNIYPYKFPKLNGFVERKVLAKMDHCVAHNETAKKIFNKKGVNDITIIPPAIDLNVFHKIDSSTVKDEFNLKSFTIGFVGRFIPEKGIDTLLYAVKDLPFDYKILLVGNGKAKQSWLQITNELGINDRIIWNYSVPHAEIPKLLNAIDLIVLPSYASSHWKEQFGRILIEAMACEVPVIGSNSGEIPWVIGDAGLIFEEQNVGDLKNKIQMIYQNKILRQVLIKKGLERVKSKFSVEVVSEQYYKLFSDLLKERKA from the coding sequence ATGAGTATTCCTAAGAAAATCCTAATTATTGAAAATCTTTGTGTTGAATCATCCCGTAGATCTATTTATCGCAAACTTGCAGAACGAAAAGAATTTCAAGTTCATTTATTAGTTCCGAAAGTATGGAAAGAAGCTGGTTATCCCATTAAATGTGAAGAGGAAACTAATTCCTCCCTAATATTACATAAGTCAGGATTTATAATGGGATACCGCGCTCATCGAGTTTTATACACTAATATAATTCACATTTTGTTGAAAGTAAAACCAGATATAATTTTCATGGACTCGGAGCCGGAGAGCTATGCTTCTCTTCAGGTACAGATTTTGAAAAACATTCTTGCCCCGAAAGCAAAAACAGTTGTAATGTCTTGGCGAAATATCGATTATCCCTCAAATATATATCCCTATAAATTTCCAAAATTAAATGGTTTTGTTGAACGCAAAGTGCTTGCCAAAATGGATCATTGTGTTGCTCACAACGAGACAGCTAAAAAGATTTTTAACAAAAAAGGGGTTAACGACATTACAATCATCCCCCCGGCAATAGATTTGAACGTATTCCATAAAATTGACTCTTCAACAGTCAAAGACGAATTTAATTTGAAATCGTTTACCATCGGTTTTGTCGGAAGATTTATTCCCGAAAAAGGGATTGATACTTTGCTTTATGCGGTAAAAGACTTACCTTTCGATTATAAAATCCTTCTTGTAGGCAATGGAAAAGCAAAGCAATCGTGGTTGCAAATTACGAACGAACTTGGCATAAATGACCGCATAATTTGGAATTATTCAGTTCCACACGCTGAAATTCCAAAGCTATTAAATGCAATAGATTTAATAGTTTTACCATCATATGCCAGTTCTCATTGGAAAGAACAATTTGGAAGAATATTAATAGAAGCAATGGCTTGTGAAGTGCCTGTTATCGGTTCCAACTCAGGCGAAATACCTTGGGTTATTGGTGATGCTGGATTAATTTTTGAAGAGCAGAATGTGGGAGATTTAAAAAATAAAATACAAATGATTTATCAAAACAAAATACTCAGACAAGTTCTGATTAAAAAAGGGCTTGAACGGGTTAAGAGTAAATTCTCTGTGGAAGTAGTCAGCGAACAATATTATAAACTATTTAGTGATTTATTAAAAGAACGAAAAGCATGA
- a CDS encoding rhomboid family intramembrane serine protease, with product MIPLRDTNPRRTFPIVNYFFIGANVIIFFLQISLGKSYETAIYQFGLVPVRLMNDVQMFDFGLMTFLPIFSSMFMHGGWMHLIGNMLFLHVFGDNIEDRLGHVRYIFFYLLAGVGAAAGQILINPTSEIPMIGASGAIAGVLGAYILMFPRAKILTLIPIFFFIQFVELPAFLFLGIWFLMQLLSGTLSLGVGSDAGGVAWWAHIGGFVAGAVLLLLFKKR from the coding sequence ATGATTCCACTGCGTGATACAAATCCCCGCCGGACATTTCCGATTGTAAACTATTTTTTCATTGGTGCAAACGTAATAATATTTTTTCTGCAGATATCGCTTGGCAAATCTTATGAGACAGCGATATATCAATTTGGACTAGTGCCCGTTCGATTGATGAACGATGTGCAGATGTTCGATTTTGGCTTGATGACATTTTTGCCGATTTTCAGCTCAATGTTTATGCACGGCGGTTGGATGCACCTGATTGGGAATATGCTATTCCTTCACGTCTTTGGAGACAATATCGAAGATCGTTTAGGACACGTTAGATATATTTTCTTTTATCTGCTTGCCGGAGTTGGTGCTGCCGCCGGACAAATCCTAATTAACCCCACATCTGAAATTCCGATGATTGGCGCCAGCGGTGCGATTGCCGGTGTGCTTGGTGCTTATATTCTGATGTTCCCGCGTGCAAAAATTCTAACTCTCATCCCAATCTTTTTCTTCATCCAATTTGTGGAACTACCAGCATTTTTGTTTTTAGGCATCTGGTTTTTAATGCAACTTTTAAGTGGAACATTATCGCTTGGAGTTGGCAGCGATGCCGGCGGAGTTGCCTGGTGGGCACATATCGGCGGGTTTGTGGCGGGGGCAGTGCTACTTTTATTATTTAAAAAACGATAA
- a CDS encoding oligosaccharide flippase family protein: MIKNKQNLFFLQGYAWNHAARVLEYVLIYFFSVFVARSLGPHGNGVYASIVSISQLLIAISSAGIDLALNRFLPQYTESNAHPKINYITQRLILIKIFILSALGALLTLGWADVQTLFHLDSPSEQFLFFIIAYGSLRSLQSAILSVWVSQLRTKPIFVINTIALSIQIIFIFILSTNGLILNEVLQVMLLCSTLSMIAHLIVVRRYIFYGGEKVNLRPIFIFSGWLWLNTLMEYFLGKQGDIAVLGIFGISKSEIGYYDIAHALAQIPAFAFGAGFAGITISMFAKLASEQKDKIKEFWIKLTSLVSQISIPLFCFSIIYAKEIIALLYSKEFIPAVSLFQLLLASRLVARIFGGGENAEALLSLRAEKSIFLLSLYGALLNIILNILLISKFGVLGVAIATSAVIILVNFGSWLLLYKRIRTPLQIINWLFTTIIGFLPTIVCKMIFISPTMNQLILIIIFCIIFWFFGIWMIRRLLFRNANIFNLTD; encoded by the coding sequence GTGATTAAAAATAAACAAAACTTATTTTTCCTTCAGGGATATGCTTGGAATCACGCGGCAAGGGTTTTAGAATATGTGCTAATCTATTTCTTTTCGGTCTTTGTCGCAAGGTCGCTCGGTCCTCACGGAAATGGAGTATATGCAAGTATTGTTTCGATATCACAACTATTAATTGCCATATCGTCAGCCGGGATTGATCTTGCATTAAATAGGTTCTTACCACAATATACTGAATCCAATGCACACCCTAAAATCAATTACATTACACAAAGATTAATCCTAATTAAAATTTTCATTCTGTCCGCATTAGGAGCATTATTAACGCTGGGTTGGGCAGATGTTCAAACATTATTCCATTTGGATTCACCGTCGGAACAATTTCTATTTTTCATCATCGCATATGGAAGTTTAAGGTCACTTCAGTCTGCAATCTTATCTGTTTGGGTTTCACAGCTAAGGACAAAACCAATTTTTGTAATAAATACCATCGCACTTTCTATTCAAATAATTTTTATTTTCATTCTTTCAACTAATGGATTAATATTAAATGAAGTATTGCAAGTTATGCTTCTTTGCTCTACTCTATCTATGATAGCCCATTTGATTGTTGTTAGAAGATATATATTTTATGGTGGTGAAAAAGTAAATCTTCGACCGATTTTTATATTCAGCGGTTGGCTATGGTTAAATACATTGATGGAATATTTTTTAGGTAAACAAGGCGATATTGCGGTTTTAGGAATTTTTGGGATTAGCAAATCGGAAATTGGTTATTATGACATTGCACACGCACTCGCACAAATTCCCGCATTCGCATTCGGGGCGGGGTTCGCTGGAATAACAATTTCAATGTTTGCAAAATTAGCCTCCGAACAAAAAGATAAAATAAAAGAATTTTGGATAAAACTTACTTCGCTTGTATCTCAAATTAGCATTCCGCTTTTTTGTTTTTCAATAATATACGCTAAGGAAATTATAGCATTATTATATTCTAAAGAATTCATCCCAGCGGTTTCTCTTTTTCAGTTATTATTAGCTTCCCGCTTAGTAGCCCGTATTTTCGGAGGCGGCGAAAATGCGGAAGCTCTGCTATCTCTACGAGCAGAAAAATCAATTTTCCTTTTAAGTCTTTATGGTGCATTGTTAAATATAATTCTAAATATCTTACTAATTTCAAAATTCGGTGTGCTGGGTGTGGCAATCGCAACCAGTGCGGTTATCATCCTCGTTAATTTTGGTTCGTGGTTATTGCTATATAAGCGTATACGAACACCTCTTCAAATCATAAACTGGCTGTTTACCACGATTATCGGGTTTTTGCCTACGATAGTTTGCAAGATGATTTTTATTTCCCCAACAATGAATCAATTGATTCTGATTATAATCTTTTGTATAATCTTTTGGTTTTTTGGTATCTGGATGATTAGACGACTATTATTTCGCAACGCGAACATATTTAACTTAACTGATTAA